The proteins below are encoded in one region of Xenopus laevis strain J_2021 chromosome 8L, Xenopus_laevis_v10.1, whole genome shotgun sequence:
- the LOC108698141 gene encoding notch-regulated ankyrin repeat-containing protein gives MSQAEMSTCSMPHTQRVFQEAVRNGNTKELHSLLQNMTNCEFNVNSFGPEGQTALHQSVIDGNLELVKLLVKFGADIRLANRDGWSALHIAAYGGHQDIVLYLITKAKYSSSSR, from the coding sequence ATGAGCCAGGCCGAAATGTCCACCTGCTCCATGCCCCACACCCAACGGGTCTTCCAGGAGGCCGTGCGCAATGGCAACACCAAGGAACTGCATTCCCTCCTGCAGAACATGACCAACTGTGAGTTTAACGTCAATTCCTTCGGCCCCGAGGGCCAGACTGCTCTTCACCAGTCGGTGATTGATGGGAACCTGGAACTGGTGAAACTGTTGGTAAAGTTTGGGGCGGATATTAGGCTGGCAAACAGGGACGGGTGGAGTGCGCTCCATATAGCCGCTTATGGTGGCCACCAAGACATTGTCCTCTACCTGATCACTAAGGCCAAATACTCCTCCAGCAGCCGATAA